Within Trichoderma atroviride chromosome 2, complete sequence, the genomic segment TCCTTCTTTTGGCTTCTCTCTTATGATatcctcctttgcctcctGCTTGATGACAGGCTTTTCGGGCTTATGGGGCGTGTCCGTCCCTAATCGATCGTACACTCGGGTGAGAACATCGTCGAGTAAGCAGTCGATATGCATCCACTCTTCGCAGGTCTTGTTTGAGCAACCCACGAGGGTTTTGTCGGGATTGGCAGGAGTCTTGCAATTGCAGACAAGAGCAACAGACTAGTcgacagaagaagaaaggcaaatTAGCTTATAATCCCGACTAACAAGTGCAAAGCAGCGGTCAGTTATTGTAAAGTTTTCCATACCGATAACTCTGACGTCCTGCAATTAAACGCCTGTCTCCAATAGAGAGACTCTTGTATATCGTCATCGTTTGATTCAATCCATTGCTTGACATTGACGCCCATGACGACACTGACAACGTTGATTATGTCCACTACTTTGGCGTTAGGGATAATGCATGCGCAGAGGTGCTTTCGAGATACTTACTGTGGTTGGATGCAACCAGCTCATGCTGTCCGTGGTATGGCTGGCGTCCCGAAATCTGCTTCTTGCCTTCCAGCGTCCCAAGAGGCAGCTCTTCAGGCCAGTACATCCAATAGACACGGGCGTATACGTGATGCTCGTCCGAGGCTCGCACCTCGAGTATTCGTGCCACCCAGTAGtccgccttcttggccacCTTGCTAGCCCCGGCGGGCAGCGAGTTCTGTCGTTCCATGGTCGCCTCGTTCGCCACGTAAACAAAATCCTCGGTGTAGTATTTGACGCCGTTGACTGCACGAGTTCAAGCTTGGTTAGTAGCTGAGCTGGCTCGCTTTCCCCGCTCCATGTCCGGGGCACTGGAATCCATGGAAAGGACGGAATCTACTCACGAACAAAGCTGTTGTAGCGTGTCATGTCCAGCCATTGCTTCCGCGGATCTACATTGTACACCAGCTTCATTGACTGGCCCGTCTTGAACTTGCCCTCGGGATGGAACACGGCGTTCTGCGTCAGGACCTTTTTGCTGGAGTCCTCCGCCGGCTTGTCCTGTTTCCGCTTCTTGTACTTGGGCCCGCCGTCCTTGTCGCTGCGCTCCAGCTCCGAGACGACGTTTACGGTGAATGGGCAGTCCGCACGATTCTCGTCGGGGACGCTGCCGTCAGGCACAGCGTCATCCGGCGCCGGGCGAGAGCGCTTGCGAGGCTTGGAACTCATCGCGGACCCTTGGGCAGCGCGCATGCGGAGAGTCGCGCAATGCGTCGCGTATCGACGAGGCTCGGGGCGTGTGGCGGCAGCTCGCAGCGAGGG encodes:
- a CDS encoding uncharacterized protein (EggNog:ENOG41), which produces MRAAQGSAMSSKPRKRSRPAPDDAVPDGSVPDENRADCPFTVNVVSELERSDKDGGPKYKKRKQDKPAEDSSKKVLTQNAVFHPEGKFKTGQSMKLVYNVDPRKQWLDMTRYNSFVLNGVKYYTEDFVYVANEATMERQNSLPAGASKVAKKADYWVARILEVRASDEHHVYARVYWMYWPEELPLGTLEGKKQISGRQPYHGQHELVASNHMDIINVVSVVMGVNVKQWIESNDDDIQESLYWRQAFNCRTSELSSVALVCNCKTPANPDKTLVGCSNKTCEEWMHIDCLLDDVLTRVYDRLGTDTPHKPEKPVIKQEAKEDIIREKPKEGTNGDLPYRLLSPDEAEDRKSPIVANSEVKDQVLVKQRDDESSKATETPTPAPDKSSKFGLVKRGKRKKLSKKPWEGLFEATLKMNEGPTVWEITDLREGIEGGEKKWTEQAYCLLCSTVIE